The Cloacibacterium caeni region AAGTCATCAATAAAACCATCTATTTAGCGGTAGGTTTAAACCGTGATGGCAAGAAAGAAGTTCTCGGAATGTGGCTCGGAAAAAACGAAAGTTCTAGTTTTTGGATGACTGTTTTAACCGATTTAAAAGCTCATGGTGTAGAAGATATTTTAATTACAGCTACCGATAATTTGAATGGATTTACCCAGACTATTCGCTCAATTTTTCCTGAATCTCAAACCCAAATCTGTGTAGTTCATCAAATTAGAAACGCCTGTAAATACGTGGTTTGGAAAGACAGAAAAGACTTTACTGCCGATATGAAGCACATCTATAATGCTCCAAATAAACAAGCGGCAGAAGCCGCTCTGAATGATTTTGCAGAAAAATGGGAATCCAAATATGCTTATGCGATAAAATCGTGGAGAGATAATTGGGACGAACTGACTGTATTTTTTGACTTTCCTTTGGAAATCCGTAAAATTATTTACACTACTAATTTAATTGAAAATCTCAATGGAAAAATCAGAAAATATACCAAAAACAAAATGTCTTTCCCTACGGATGATGCAGTCTTGAAGTCGGTTTTTCTTGCTTTAAAGGAAGCTACCAAAAAATGGTCAATGCCAATCCAAAATTGGGGTATTGTTTTAAACCAATTTATGCTTATTTTTGACAAAAGGCTCAGATTATAAAATCCAAGCCTTAACTTTTTAACTTACACACTTTTTGGGATAGTGTCTCTTTATAATAGAATAGGTTCTTTTCTACCTACATAAACTGAAAAACCTGTGCACTTGCCAGAACATCTCTGATGTTCCTCAGTGCTCTCGAAAACACAATCATTTCACCAATTCTCCGTGAACTTTGTAATAGAACTACTCGCACCTCGCATCTCGTATCTCGTATCTCATCCCGCATCAATTTCCACCCCGCTTCAAAGCGAATGAATTTCGCCAACTTTGCCCCCCTTAAAAATATAAAGAAAATAAAGAAAATCTTTGCGTATAAAAACAATTACCCAAGAAAACCCATCCCAAGAATCCCCATGTCTCGCATTTCTAATCCGTGACTACAAACCGTAACCCTGTCATTCTGAACGAAGCGTAGCAAAGTGAAGAATCTCTTTATAATAGAATAGGTTCTCTTCTACATACATAAACTGAAAAACTAGTGCGCTTCCCATAACATCTCCGTTGTTCCTTAGAGCCCTTAAAAACACAATCATTTCACCAATTCTCCGTGAACTTTGTGATAAAAAATAAGCTCATTTTCCACATCGCTTCAAAGCGAATGAATTTCACCAACTTTGCTCCCTTAAAAACATAATGAGAATAAAAAAATCTTTGCGTGTAAAACTATTTAGGTTAAAAACCCCATCCCAAGAATCCCCATGTCTCGCATTTCTAATCCGTGACTAAAAACCAGAACTCTGTCATTCTGAACGAAGCGTAGCAAAGTGAAGAATCTCTTTATAATAGAATAGGTTCTTTTCTACCTACATAAACTGAAAAACCTGTGCACTTCCCAGAACATCTCCGATGTTCCTCAGTGCACTCAAAAACACAATCATTTCACCTATACTTGGTGAACTTTGTGATAGAAATACTCGCATCTCGCACCTCGTATCTCGCATCTCGCATCTCATCCCATATCATTTTCCACCCCGCTTCAAAGCGAATGAATTTCGCCAACTTTGCCCCCCTTAAAAATATAAAGAAAATAAAGAAAATCTTTGCGTATAAAAACAATTACCCAAGAAACCCCATCCCAAGAATCTCCTCGCCATCATAAATAGCAACAAACTGCAAAGCTTCCTCCTCGTGGAAATAGGAATCAAAAGTGAAAATACCATTATCAACACTAACTTTTTGCTCTTGAATCTCAAAACGGTAACTTTCATAATTCGGTAAAATAGAAACCAAATGCAGAGAGGGTAGAGGTTGTGGCATATTCAGCTGTACAGAAATCCCCTCATCATAACTTGTTTTTTTAATAAAATCCTTCGCCGAAGGAATTTTTCCAAAGACAAATGAAGAAAGCAATCTTTTCCCTTCTGTGGTTTTCAAACCTTGGTAAACAGTCCTTTTTCCACGTTCAGAAATGGTATCCAAATCTTTAATCGCGGTCATCAATTTTGCAAATTTCTGATACAGATATCGGTCGCCACACTTTTTATAGTAAGGATAAATGGCATTTCTGAGCATTTTCCCCGTTTTAGAACAATGCCCAAACTCACTGCTGTTTTCTCTTACTCGAGCATAGTTTTCCTTGGTTTTAAAATCATCTCGATTAAAACCACTTTTCTTGCGCACCACAGAAACCCCGTTTAGTTCATAAAAAACCAAACCATCTATAGATCCCTGAAATTGTAAAATGCTCTTGTATCTCGCCATGGGTTAATCAAATGAATATCAAAAGTAAGGAATAGTCATGACATGCACAACTTTAATATATAGTTATAGTATAGTTATAGTATAGTTGATATATAAATAATTAATGTTATATTTGTATAAAAGTAGTAAACGAAGGGTGTTATAAGCGATGTATTCTAATAATGAATAAATCACTGTAATATCCTAAAAAGAGGGAAAACTGAATCATGAATAAAAGAATACTTTTTCTAGTCGTATTGATACTCACGGTAATTTCTTGTGGTTCCCGTAAAACGGTGTCTCACAAACCTAACACTTCCACAGAGAATCTTAGAAACCTAACCTCCAAATTTGAAGGTCAAAATTCTTATCAAGTCAAAAAAATCCTAAATGACGCAGAAGATTTCTTAGGAACACCATATAAGTTTGGCGGAACCAGCAAGTCTGGTCTAGATTGCAGCGGGTTGGTCATCAATGTTTACAATGAGAATAAGGTGAAAATGCCAAGACGTTCAATAGACCAAGCACAACAAGGAAAAAAAATAGAAATTTGGGAAGCAAAACCCGGAGATTTGTTGTTTTTTGCCACTAATGGGAATAGAGTGGTTTCTCATGTAGGTATCGTAAAAGAAATTAAAAACAGAGGAGAAATTACCTTCATTCATGCTTCTACTTCTAAAGGAGTAATCGTATCTTCGCTGAACGAAAAATATTGGAACAAAGCTTTTCTCTTTGCCAAAAGAGTACTCTAAATAATGAATTATATTATCCAAAAACTTAAAAATTTACCTTACCATACACATTTAGGTTCACTCTTAAAACCTATAGAAAGTGAACTGAAAGAGTATCAGTTTTTAATAACAGACTACCTTTTCCTCTCTCCTGAAAAAGACTTACCGATTCAGAATTTTTCCAGTAATTATGAAATCTTTGATGCTGAAAATTTTTTAGACTTAGCCCAAAAAGATATCAAGTTCAATTATGGATATTTTGCAGCAATCCCAAAGGATAAAGAGATTGTCTTAGACTTAGAAAATTTGCCTTATGTAGAAGGAAATCCGGAAATTTGGTATAATGATTTTTTAAGAGATGACGCCGAAATAGAGATTTATGCTTACGATGGCAGTTATAGTCTAATAAAATTTAAAAATTCAAAATTATCTAATACCTTTGCAAAGTATTTTCCAGAGGCTGAATTGCTGGAGAATTTTCAATTTTAACTAAAAAATTAAAATAATGATGTCTTTACAACAAACCATTGAAAACATTTGGGATAACAGAGATTTATTACAAAAAGAAGAGAGTAAAACTGCCATTAGAGAAGTGATTGCTCTTTTAGATAAAGGCGAATTGCGTGTTGCTGAACCTACAGAAAACGGTTGGCAAGTAAACGAATGGGTGAAAAAAGCGGTAGTAATGTATTTCCCTATTCAGAAAATGGAAACCATAGAAGTAGGTCCTTTTGAATTTCATGACAAAATTCCTTTGAAGAAAAATTATGCAGAAAAAGGAGTGAGAGTGGTTCCTCATGCTGTGGCTAGAGAAGGGGCTTATATTTCTCCAGGAGTTATTTTAATGCCTTCTTATGTAAACATCGGGGCGTATGTAGATTTCGGAACCATGGTAGACACTTGGGCAACGGTAGGTTCTTGTGCTCAAATTGGTAAAAACGTTCACTTAAGCGGTGGAGTAGGAATTGGTGGAGTTCTCGAACCATTACAAGCAGCTCCAGTAATCATTGAAGATGATTGTTTCGTGGGTTCTAGATGTATCGTAGTAGAAGGAGTTCATGTAGAAAAAGAAGCAGTTTTAGGCGCAAATGTAGTGCTTACAGCTTCTACAAAAATTATAGACGTTACGGGTGATACTCCAGTAGAATTGAAAGGAAGAGTTCCTGCGCGTTCTGTGGTGATTCCGGGAAGTTATACGAAGCAATTTCCTGCAGGCGAATTCCAAGTTCCTTGTGCTTTAATTATCGGTAAAAGAAAAGAATCTACAGATAAGAAAACCTCTCTTAACGATGCTTTAAGAGAAAATAATGTAGCAGTATAAATGGAGAAAATTGTAGTTTACACTGCTATTTTTGGAGGGTATAATGAGCTTATTGAACAACCCCAATTTGAAAATGTAGATTACGTTTGTTTCACAGACCGTAATCTTTCATCTTCTACTTGGAAGGTGGTGGTAATTCCAGAACCGCCAGTTGGCAACGACAATACCCGAAACAACAGATACTACAAAATTTTACCGCATCTTCATTTGCAGGATTATCAATACAGCATTTATATTGATGGTAATTTTATTATTAAAAAAAATCCACAGTTATTGATTAAAAATTTCTTGAATGAAGAAGTTTCCATGGCCTGTTTTGATCATAATCAAACCATTATGGACCCTAGAAATTGCGTTTATCAAGAATATGAAGCCATCGTAGCATTAGCCGAAACTGAAAATAAGGTAAAAGACGATTTAGAAGTCATCAAAAAACATATTGATTTCCTAAAATCTGAAAACTATCCTGAAAACAATGGTCTTATTTCTGGCGGTGTTTTAGTGAGAAAACATTTTGACGAAAAGCTCATCAAAGTCATGGAAGAATGGTGGTATTTCGTGAAGAACTTTTCTAAAAGAGACCAATTGAGTTTCAATTATGTCGCTTGGAAACATCATTTTAAATACAATGTAATTCCAGGAGACATCAGAAAGAAGAATGATTACGTTTACCTTCTTGGGAAGCATAAAAGCAATATTGCCAAAGACTTATGGAAATATAAAATCAAACGATTTTTAGGTCTTAACTCATAAAAAAAATCTACTCTTCACGAGTAGATTTTTTATTTATAAATTGTTGTCTTTTATTCATAAAACACAAAGAATTTCAATTATTTACTTTATTTTTTTTCAATCTAAAACTCTTAGCTTCTTCAATTCGCTAGCGAATTTTAACTTTGCTTTCTTGATTATTTTTGTTTTATGCAATTAATCTTTGCGTTTAAAAATAAATTAGATTTTTCTGATGACGATGGTTTATTAATTTTCTTCTAATTTTTTCAATCCATTAAGCGTTACGTATCTTTTTAGCCTTTGATTTTCTTTCATAATGGCTTCATTCACACTTTGGTCGCTCCAATTTTCTTTGTGATAAAGGTGATATTGTACTGCAAAATTTCTAAGCGAATACAAGTGGTAACCCATTCCCTCAAAACGCCAAGTTAAGTCAATATCTTCACCAATTGCAGGCAAAACATAATCTTCATTAAACCCATTAATTTTTTCCAATGCTGATTTGTAACAAGAAAAATTACAACCTTTTATTTGGCTCATTTTTCTAAGGTAAGCAATGAAAGAAAAGATAGATTTTGGTGAAATGTAAATTCCTTCTTCATAGAATTTTGCACCATCTTTTTTGATGGATTTTATCTCGGGGAGAATCACTTTTGCAAATTCAGAAACCGTTTTTGCATTTCTTAATTGGTCAGAATAATTAGGGCCGAGCTTGATTCTTTTACCCGCTAAAATTCTATCTTCTCGAGCAAATTTTAAGTGATTTTCTATAAAATTTGGGTGTAAAACGCAATCACCATCTATAAAAATAAAATAATCAGCATCTATTGTTCTAATGGTATTGTTGAGCGCTTTATTTTTTTGCCAACCTAGATCTTCTTGTGTTAAGTGAATTAAATCTAATTTACCACTGTAATTTTTTACAAAATCAGCCATTTCTGTACTGTTTCCATCCTCGGAAATCACAGTTATAAAGTCAGAAACACTTTGTTGCTCTACAGATTTTAAAACGACGGCTAAATCGGCAGTATTTTTATATACAGAAATGATAAGTGCTGTTTTCATATGTAGTTACTTATTGTTTTTTTAAGGTCATATGCAATCGCTGATTCTTCATTAGCGTTTGTGTTTTCTAATTATGGCGATTTCATGCTTATAAATTGGTGGTGATTCCTTGTTCAGTCCAAGTCAGTTTTTGGTCTCTTGTGTTTTTTCTGATGGCATTGTTTTTTGCCCAAGTTTCAGGATTTACATAACCTCTTGCATGGTCTAGATGCACGCAAATTGCGCTGTATCTTATTTGTTTTCCCTTAACTCCTAAATTTTCCAGCCTTTCTCCTAATTCTCGGTCTTGTCCACCATATTGCATCTCTTGGTTGAATCCATTGATTTTAACCAAATCTTTTTTCCAACCAGAAGCGTTATGACCATTCCAAGATGGTTTAGTAGGGGTTAAAAAATTGAGGAGTTTCGCTTTGAAAGCTTTAGCAGGCAGTTTATTGTTTTTGAAAGATTTTTTCAATCCATTTTGGGTTAACCAATTCACATCAAAACACTTTTGTGAAAGCACATCTTCTTTGCTGATGAGTTTTGAAATATTCATGGGCAACATGAAATAGCCTCCCGATAAAAACCTTCCCGATTCTCTATTGTTAAGGTGAGTTTCTACAAAATCTTTTCTGGGAATACAGTCTCCATCAGTAAAAATCAAATAATCCGTAGTAGAAGCAAGGATGGCTTTATTTAGAATCTGCGATTTCTGAAAACCATTGTCTTCTTGCCAAACATGAATAATAGGAATGTCGAGTTCAGTTTTGTATTTCTCAATCAAGTTTTTTGTGGCTTCTCTAGAACCATCATCAGCAATAATAATTTCGAAATCTTTGGTAGTTTGTACGCTAAATCCCCAAATCACTTTTTCTAGCCATTCTTCCGAATTATAGGTACTAAAAATTACCGATGCTTTCATATTTTTTATATTTCGTCACAAAGATACTTTTTTAGCCTAATATTCAAAAATTCCGCAGAACGATATTTGTTACGTTCAAAAATTTGAAAATAATTTCCATTTTCAAAAAAATCTCTATATTTGCAAAAGAATTAGACAAAAAATGAAAAATTTAAACTTAATCCATCATCATCATCATCTCATCTAAAGGCGAGTTGATAATGTATCATGTATTATAGTTAATAAAATATTTACGATCCGCCTTGAGTTTTTCAGGCGGATTTTTCTTTTTCATTACTGCAGAACTCGAGGCTTAAAAAATAAAATCAAAAAATGAGTTCACTTAAAATTGCAGTTCAAAAAAGCGGAAGACTTTTCGAAGATTCTATTAAACTTCTCAAAGATTGCGGGATTTCTTATGATAATGGCAAAGACCAATTAAAAGTTCAAGTAGAAAATTTCCCTATCGAAATCTATTTTCTTAGAAATTCAGATATTCCTCAATATGTAGAAGATGGAGTGGTAGATGTAGCCATCGTGGGCGAAAATTTACTCATCGAAAAGCAAAAAGACATCGAAATCGTTCAGAAATTAGGTTTTTCTAAATGTAGAGTTTCTTTAGCCGTTCCAAAAGAGGTAGAAACTGATGATGTAACGTATTTCCAAGGCAAAAAAATAGCGACTTCTTATCCAAATACCGTTAAAAATTTCTTATCCGAAAACAATATTGAAGCAGAAATTCACGTGATTTCTGGTTCCGTAGAAATTGCTCCAAACATGGGTAGCTGTTGCACAACTCCTTTTTTTAGAAAATAGTTTTCAAAAACATAAAATTTTGACCTCTTTAGAAGCAATTTTAGAGAGGTTTATTTTTTAATTAAGATTCAAAATCATAAAATTTGGGGTGCTTAAAATTGAGTTATTGATGCTTGGGAAGACTGATTTTATAAAAGCAAAGTTCTTCCCTTGTTTTAGAGATAGAACTTGGGCTAAAACACTCGGTTTTTTGGTGATAAAGCGTAAGTATTTTTTCAAGTTGTAGGTTAAACTTGCCATTAATACGTGTTTGTTTGCGTTTTTGATGCCTCGTGTATTGACTCTCTTCATGTTCGTAAAGTTGACCAACGTTCCTATCACGGGTTCTACTGTTTTACTTCGCACTTTTACCATTTTCTTGGCATATTTCTCGTTTTGGGTGAGTTTTTGGTGCATGCGGTCGTAATGTTCTTTGTGGATGCTGTCGTCTAATTTTTTGAACTTGGTGCTTTTGCCACAGCATTGTTCTCTTAGTGGACAGTTTTTGCAATCTGTTTCGCTACTTCGGTACGTTCGTTTGGTGTAGCCTTTACTATCCCTTTTTTCGCCTTTGAAAAGCAGTTTCGCTTGGTTGCCTTCGGGTTTTGTGCATTGGTAATAATTTTCTTCTTTGTTGAAGGTAAAACCTTCTCGCTCGGGTTTGTATTGTCCGAAGTTTGGGATGTAAGCGTTGATGTTTTTTTCATGTAAATACGCCAATGCTTCACCACTGCTGTAACCACCATCGGCTAAGAGTTCTTCGAGTTCGATTCCGTTTTCTTTTAAGTTTTCTTCGGTAAGTTCTACAATTTGTTCTAAACATTGACTGTCGCGTTTATCAGCAAAATCAGAACACGCTCCTGTAATGACATGGTGCGCATCGTCTACTGCGATTTGTCCAAAATAATTTAATTGTCTCGCTTTGCCAGGTTTTACGCTTACTCTGGCATCTGTATCTGTGGGAGAATAATGGGTGTGATTAGACAAGTATTTGGGACGGATGAGATTGCCGTTTTCGTCGGTTTGATTGCTGTTGCTATTTGCTGGCATTCCTTTATACGCTTCTGCTTTCCAATCGTGGTGGCGTTCTACCAGTTTCTTGCGGGTGGAAGTTACTTTGTATTCGCTGTTTTCTTCTAATTCGTTTACAAAAGCACTGGCATCTTCCAAAACTTCCTTCTCTACCAAACTATCCATACTGGCGTTGGCTTTGATGAAAACGCTGTCCACCGCTTGTCGTTTACCACGAACCATGCCTTTAGAAACGCACATTCTCAAGACTTCTTTAAACAAGTTTAAAAACACTTCTTCGCCATATAAATTGCGAGTTCGGCTAATGGTACTGTGCCAAGGAAGCTGCTCATGTACATCATAACCTAAAAACAATCGTATCGACAAGCTATCACTACAAAAAGCAATTAATTGTCGATCACTATTGATGTTATTCAAATATCCCACCAACAATATCTTAAAGAAAACTACAGGATCTATACTCTCTTGGCCTTCTTTGCCATAATACTTTTGAGTAGCTTTGTAAATGAAATGTAAATTGAGTTCGGTTTGCAATTTTCTGTAAAAATTATCCTCTGGAACCAAATCCAACAAATTAACCGAAACAAATAATTGGGGCGTAAAACTCTTCTTTCCTTGCATATTTAAATTTACGAAATATCCAATTTTTATACAAATTTTTGTATATTTGAGTTGTGCAACAAGCACATGGGATTAGCAGACGGAATTTGTGATATTGTAAGCTCAGGAAGTACACTTTTTAAAAATGGTCTTAGAGAAACTGTAACTATTCTAAAATCTGAGGCAGTTTTGGCAAAAAATAAAAATCTTTCTGCTGAAAAATTAGAAATTTTAGAGAGACTTTTATTCAGAATTCAGGCCGTTTTGAAATCTAAAAACACCAAATATATCTTGATGAACGTTCCTAATGAAAAAATTCAAGAGGTTTCTAGCATTGTGCCAATGTTGAAAAGTCCTACCATCGTACCTTTGGTAGAAGAGGGTTGGAGCAGTTTGCACTCTGTGATTGAAGAAAAAAGATTTTGGGAAGTTATAGACCAACTCAAAAAAGCTGGTGCAGAAGGCATTCTTATTATTCCAATCGAAAAGATGATTCTATAATTTACAACTCAACGACTGTACGACTTCACAACTTTACAATTAATTATGAACATAATAGAATTTCCACCTAAAAATACATTCAGCAGTCTTACCAAAAGACCTGTTTTTGAAAAAAATGACATCGAAAATCTTATCAAAGGAATTTTCGAAAAAGTAGAAAATGAAGGCGATAATGCTTTGAAATTTTACGCTGAAAAATTTGACAATCAAGTTTTAGATACCATTGAAGTTTCTGAGCAAGAAATTATAGAAGCCATCAGTTTGGTAGATGAAGAACTGAAAATTGCAATCAATACAGCAAAAAATAATATTGAAATATTTCACCAATCTCAAAAAGAAGTTCCCAAAAAAATAGAAACAACAGAAGGAGTAGTTTGTTGGCGAGAAAGCAGAGCGATTGATAAAGTTGGCTTGTACATTCCAGGAGGAACTGCGCCACTTTTTTCTACGGTTTTAATGTTAGCGGTTCCAGCACAAATTGCGGGT contains the following coding sequences:
- a CDS encoding glycosyltransferase family 2 protein; protein product: MKASVIFSTYNSEEWLEKVIWGFSVQTTKDFEIIIADDGSREATKNLIEKYKTELDIPIIHVWQEDNGFQKSQILNKAILASTTDYLIFTDGDCIPRKDFVETHLNNRESGRFLSGGYFMLPMNISKLISKEDVLSQKCFDVNWLTQNGLKKSFKNNKLPAKAFKAKLLNFLTPTKPSWNGHNASGWKKDLVKINGFNQEMQYGGQDRELGERLENLGVKGKQIRYSAICVHLDHARGYVNPETWAKNNAIRKNTRDQKLTWTEQGITTNL
- a CDS encoding IS256 family transposase, with product MIDKEDLLNNKDFYKSFKNGEDLTSFFKQMHKRAVEHMLEAELDAHLDNEKHEKTTTGNYRNGHGTKKIKSSFGESEIKIPRDRESSFEPALVPKRHNIIEGLENIIISFYAKGMSVSDIEEQIREMYDFEVSTSTISRITDAVASEVVSWQNRPLEDLYLIVWMDGIVFKVRENSKVINKTIYLAVGLNRDGKKEVLGMWLGKNESSSFWMTVLTDLKAHGVEDILITATDNLNGFTQTIRSIFPESQTQICVVHQIRNACKYVVWKDRKDFTADMKHIYNAPNKQAAEAALNDFAEKWESKYAYAIKSWRDNWDELTVFFDFPLEIRKIIYTTNLIENLNGKIRKYTKNKMSFPTDDAVLKSVFLALKEATKKWSMPIQNWGIVLNQFMLIFDKRLRL
- a CDS encoding glycosyltransferase domain-containing protein, yielding MEKIVVYTAIFGGYNELIEQPQFENVDYVCFTDRNLSSSTWKVVVIPEPPVGNDNTRNNRYYKILPHLHLQDYQYSIYIDGNFIIKKNPQLLIKNFLNEEVSMACFDHNQTIMDPRNCVYQEYEAIVALAETENKVKDDLEVIKKHIDFLKSENYPENNGLISGGVLVRKHFDEKLIKVMEEWWYFVKNFSKRDQLSFNYVAWKHHFKYNVIPGDIRKKNDYVYLLGKHKSNIAKDLWKYKIKRFLGLNS
- a CDS encoding glycosyltransferase; the protein is MKTALIISVYKNTADLAVVLKSVEQQSVSDFITVISEDGNSTEMADFVKNYSGKLDLIHLTQEDLGWQKNKALNNTIRTIDADYFIFIDGDCVLHPNFIENHLKFAREDRILAGKRIKLGPNYSDQLRNAKTVSEFAKVILPEIKSIKKDGAKFYEEGIYISPKSIFSFIAYLRKMSQIKGCNFSCYKSALEKINGFNEDYVLPAIGEDIDLTWRFEGMGYHLYSLRNFAVQYHLYHKENWSDQSVNEAIMKENQRLKRYVTLNGLKKLEEN
- a CDS encoding C40 family peptidase, with product MNKRILFLVVLILTVISCGSRKTVSHKPNTSTENLRNLTSKFEGQNSYQVKKILNDAEDFLGTPYKFGGTSKSGLDCSGLVINVYNENKVKMPRRSIDQAQQGKKIEIWEAKPGDLLFFATNGNRVVSHVGIVKEIKNRGEITFIHASTSKGVIVSSLNEKYWNKAFLFAKRVL
- a CDS encoding 2,3,4,5-tetrahydropyridine-2,6-dicarboxylate N-succinyltransferase, which codes for MSLQQTIENIWDNRDLLQKEESKTAIREVIALLDKGELRVAEPTENGWQVNEWVKKAVVMYFPIQKMETIEVGPFEFHDKIPLKKNYAEKGVRVVPHAVAREGAYISPGVILMPSYVNIGAYVDFGTMVDTWATVGSCAQIGKNVHLSGGVGIGGVLEPLQAAPVIIEDDCFVGSRCIVVEGVHVEKEAVLGANVVLTASTKIIDVTGDTPVELKGRVPARSVVIPGSYTKQFPAGEFQVPCALIIGKRKESTDKKTSLNDALRENNVAV
- a CDS encoding IS1182 family transposase; amino-acid sequence: MQGKKSFTPQLFVSVNLLDLVPEDNFYRKLQTELNLHFIYKATQKYYGKEGQESIDPVVFFKILLVGYLNNINSDRQLIAFCSDSLSIRLFLGYDVHEQLPWHSTISRTRNLYGEEVFLNLFKEVLRMCVSKGMVRGKRQAVDSVFIKANASMDSLVEKEVLEDASAFVNELEENSEYKVTSTRKKLVERHHDWKAEAYKGMPANSNSNQTDENGNLIRPKYLSNHTHYSPTDTDARVSVKPGKARQLNYFGQIAVDDAHHVITGACSDFADKRDSQCLEQIVELTEENLKENGIELEELLADGGYSSGEALAYLHEKNINAYIPNFGQYKPEREGFTFNKEENYYQCTKPEGNQAKLLFKGEKRDSKGYTKRTYRSSETDCKNCPLREQCCGKSTKFKKLDDSIHKEHYDRMHQKLTQNEKYAKKMVKVRSKTVEPVIGTLVNFTNMKRVNTRGIKNANKHVLMASLTYNLKKYLRFITKKPSVLAQVLSLKQGKNFAFIKSVFPSINNSILSTPNFMILNLN